AAAGCGCTGTGGAATTATGTCTTTCAATGGCGGGGATTATCTGTCTCTGGAGCGGAGTCATGGAAATCATGAACCAGGCCGGCATATCCGGCGCCCTCTCCCGGGCGTTCCGGCCGCTGCTGCGGCGGCTGATGCCCGGCGCAAGCCGGGACCCGGAAACCCTGGAGGCCATCTCCGCCAATGTCTCCGCCAACCTTCTGGGCCTGGGCAACGCCGCCACGCCCCTTGGCATCCGGGCGGCCCGCCGCATGGCCAGGGGAACCGAGGGCAAAGCCAGCGATGAATTGTGCCTGCTGGTGGTAATGAACACCGCCTCCATCCAGCTGATCCCCGCCACCATCGCCGGTGTCCGGGGCGCCTGCGGCTCCGTCTCGCCCTTTGATATTTTACCCGCCGTGTGGCTGGCCTCCGTTCTCTCGGTGACGGCGGGGCTTTTGGCCGCCAAGCTCTTCTCCCGGTTCTGGAGGGCATGATGGACGTCTCTTCCTGGATCGTACCCTGTCTGCTGGCCTTTGTTGCCCTCTATGCCGCAGGCAAAAAAGTGGATGTCTACGGCGCGCTGACTCACGGCGCGGAGGAAGGGCTGGCCGTGACCGTCCGCATCCTGCCCGCCCTGGTGGGGCTACTCACAGCCGTGGCCATGTTCCGGGCCTCCGGCGCCATGGAGTGCTTCGCCCAGGCCTGCGCTCCGGCGCTCCGGGCCATCGGCATCCCGCCGGAGACCACGCCTATGCTCCTGATCCGCCCGGTCAGCGGCAACGGGGCCCTGGCGGTGGGTACGGAGCTGATGCAGACCTACGGCCCCGACTCCTACATCGGCCGGGTGGCCGCGGTGATGTTGGGCAGCACGGAGACCACCTTCTACACCATTGCGGTCTATTTCGGCTCCGCCGGCATTCACAAGACACGCTACGCCATCCCCGCGGCGCTGGCGGCGGACCTGACCGGCTTCATGGCCGCCGCCTTTGCCGTTCGGCTTTTCTTTGGCATGTGAAAAGAGGCGCGGCCGCGCCTCTTTTTCAGTCTCTATCCGGCAAAGACCACCTGCACCAAAAGCATATAGACTGCCGTTCCCCCCGCGATGGAGAGAAGCACATTGCTCTTCCAGCAGTGGAGCGCCACAATGGCGGCAATAGCAAGTCCCTCCGGCAGAGCGTGGGGCGCAAGGCGGAGGGACACGCCCTTCAGACAGTAGACCACAAGCAGCCCCATCACCGCGGGCGGCAGCAGCTTCCCCAGGTCCCGCACCACAGCTGGAGGCTCCCGGTTCTCCGGAAACAGCAAAAAGGGCAGCCACCGGGTCACCTGCGTTCCAAGGGCCACGGCCAGGATGATGACAAGCGTTTGAACAGGCGTTAAGTACACAGCTTTTTCCTCCCAATCAGCAGCGAAACCAGAATCAGCGCCATGGCCGGTATCACCAGGTTGTCCGCGCCGAACACCACCAGGCTCACCGCGGTGCAGAGCACGCCGATGACAGCGGAGGGCCGGTTTTCCCGCTTTTTCCACTGCTCTAAGAAGAGCACCACAAAGAGCGCCGTCAGGGCAAAGTCCAGCCCTGTGGTGTCAAAGGACAGCAGTCCGCCCACGGCCGCGCCTAACAGGGACCCGGCCAGCCAGTAGCCATAGTCCAGCAGCGTGACGGAGAGGTAATACTCCCTGGGCTCCACCCCTTCCGGCGGCTCTACCGTGGAGACGATGGAAAAGGTCTCGTCGCAGAGCATGTAGATGAGGAAGAACTTGGCCTTCCCCAGGCCCTTGTACTTTTCCAGCATGCTCAGTCCATAGAACATGTGGCGGGCGTTCACCATGATGCTCAAAAGCAGCGCCTGGAGCGGATCGAACACCTGGGTCAGCAGCGTGATGGCCACAAACTGCATGCTGCCGCAAAAGGCCACCGCGCTCATCAGGCCGGTCCACAGCACACCGTAGCCCCGGGTGGACATCAAAATACCGTAGGCCACCCCCAGGCAGAGGAAGCCTGTCAGCACCGGGACGGTGACGGGAAAGGCGGTGCGCAGCGCCTTTTGATACTGGGTTTTTCTCATAGCTCCTCCGAATTAAAGCAGGGGATGTCTCCATCCCCCGCTGTTTCACCGTGGTTCCTTCCGCTCCCACACCACCGGGTTCCCAAGCTCCTCCACCAAGCGCAGAAAGTCGCGCTTGCGGATGCCCATGGTGGCCGTGTTGCGGCAGGGGTGGAAGTTCAGCAGCTCCTGATCGCCGGCGTTCAGGACAGCGCGCTCCAGCACCAGGACCACGTCGTGCCCCTGGTTGTTCACGAGGCCCAGCGGGCTCACCGAGCCCGGCGTCAGCCCTAACTTCTCATAGAGCTCCTCTTCGCCGGCAAAGGTGGGCCGCCGCCAGCCGGTGCTTTTTGCAAAGTGCCTGCCGTCTAACTGACGGTGGTCCTCCAGGACCACCAGATAGAACCGGAGCGTCTTCTTGTCCTTGATGAGAAGGCACTTCAGATTGAGTCCCGGCATCACCAGGCCACGGCTCTGCGCCTCCTCCACTGTGAAAAAGGCTTCGTGCTCATAGAGCGCGTACCGGATTCCCAGCCGCTCCAGCAGGGCCAGCAGTTCCTCTCCGCCCCGGTTTTGCCGCTGCTCCACAAGGTCCATGCTCACATCTTCTCCGGCGCGTCCACACCGATCAGCGCAAGGCCGCTCCGCAGGACGCTGCGGGTCAGGTCCGCTATCTTCAGCCGGGCGGAGAGCACCCGGGGCTCCTCGCCCTTGATGCGGCAGGCCGTGTAGAACCGGTGGAAGCAGCCCGCCAGATCCACCAGGTAGCGGTTGATGTGTGAGGGGTCGTAGTCCCGGGCGGCCAGGCGGATCTCCTCGCAGTAGGCGGAGAGCTGTTTGATGAGCGCCTGCTCCGTCTCACCGCTCAAAAGGCCCATGTCCACGTCCGCCATGGAGGGGACTTTCTCCCCCTCCTCCCCCAGCGCCCGCAGCAGTGAGCAGATGCGGGCATGGGCGTACTCCACGTAGTAAATGGGGTTTTCCGAGTCCTCCCGCACAGCGAGGCCCAGGTCAAAGTCCATCTGGGTGTCAGGCTTGGAGTTGAAGAACCAGCGGGCCGCGTCCACCGGGATCTCGTCCAGCAGGTCGCTGAGGGAGATGGCCTTTCCGGTCCGCTTGGACATGCGCACCACCTCGCCGTCCCGCAGCAGCTTCACAAGCTGCATCAGCACGATGTCCAGTTTTTCCGTTCCATTCAGCCCCAGCGCGTCCAGCGCCCCCTTGAGGCGGGCCACATGGCCGTGGTGGTCGGCGCCCCAGACGTTGATGACCCGGTCAAAGCCCCGGACGGCAAACTTGTTGCGGTGGTAGGCGATGTCGGCGGCAAAGTAGGTGTAGAAGCCGTTGGCCCGGCGCAGCACGTCGTCCTTCAGGTCTAACTTTTCGATCTCCGCCTCGCTTTTGCCCGCCTTGCGCAGGTTTTCGCGCATGATGTCAGCGGTCTTCAGCCACAGCGCGCCCTCTTTTTCATAGGTCCAGCCGGCGGCGCTCAGCTGCTCCGCCGTCTCAGCCACATAGCCGCTGTCGTGGAGGGTGGATTCGTAAAACCAGTTGTCGTAGTGGATTTTGTAGCGCTCCAGGTCGGACTTCATCTTGGGCAGGTTGACGCTGAGGCCAAACTGGGCCAGGGTGTTGCGCCGCTCCTCCGCGTCCGCGCGGAGGAGCCTGTCCCCATTCTGGTCATAGTACAGCTGGGCAAGCTCCCGGATGTCCGCGCCCTGGTATCCGTCCTCGGGGAAGGGCACGTTCTCCTCCCCCTGGATGAGCTGGAGATAGCGTGCCTCCAGCGACTGGGCAAACTTGTCGATCTGGTGGCCGGCGTCGTTGACATAAAACTCCCGCGTCACGTCCGCGCCGCACTTTGCAAGCACGGCGGCCAGCGTGTCGCCCAGAACGCCTCCCCGGGCGTTGCCCATGTGCATGGGGCCGGTGGGATTGGCGGAGACGAACTCCACCATGATCTTCTGGCCCGCAAGCTGATCGGAGGAGCCGTATTCCTCCCTCTCGCTCTCCACCGCCTCAAGGACGCCCCGGTACCAGCCTTCACTGACGCGGAAGTTCAAGAAGCCGGGGCCCGCGATCTCCGCGGAGGTAAAATAGCTGCCGCTCAGGTCCATATGCTCCAGCAGCGCCTGGGCGATGTCCCGGGGCTTTTTCCGCAGCGCCTTGGACGCGGCCAGGGCAAAGGTGGTGGTGTAGTCCCCGTTGGCCGTGTCCTTGGGGATTTCCACCGGGGCCTCCTTCACCTCAGCCTCAGGCAGCGTCCCGTCCTCCACCGCGCCCCGGTAGGCCGCCATGGTCAGCTGGGCAATCTGGTCTTTCGCGTTTTGAATCATATGAATCATTGGTTGCACCTCATTTGTGAATTTTCGTCCCTGCGGGAACGGTTATTTTTCCTTCACAGTGATATAAAAGCAGTTGCGTCCTGTGACGGAGTGCTCGATGGCGATGGAGTAGCGGATCTCCAGCGTCCCTCCCCGCTCGGTCATGTGGTTTTCCAGCAGGCTGGTGCTGATGTCCACGGTGAGCTCGCCGTAAAGCGTCTCATAGAGGGAGGTGTGCTGGACGCCGTGCTCAAAGACCATCTGGGAGTTGACGCTCCCGGATCGGGTCAGGATCACCTGCCTGCCCCTGATTTCAAAGGTG
This window of the Dysosmobacter acutus genome carries:
- a CDS encoding nucleoside recognition domain-containing protein is translated as MAGIICLWSGVMEIMNQAGISGALSRAFRPLLRRLMPGASRDPETLEAISANVSANLLGLGNAATPLGIRAARRMARGTEGKASDELCLLVVMNTASIQLIPATIAGVRGACGSVSPFDILPAVWLASVLSVTAGLLAAKLFSRFWRA
- a CDS encoding spore maturation protein; this encodes MDVSSWIVPCLLAFVALYAAGKKVDVYGALTHGAEEGLAVTVRILPALVGLLTAVAMFRASGAMECFAQACAPALRAIGIPPETTPMLLIRPVSGNGALAVGTELMQTYGPDSYIGRVAAVMLGSTETTFYTIAVYFGSAGIHKTRYAIPAALAADLTGFMAAAFAVRLFFGM
- a CDS encoding branched-chain amino acid transporter permease; translated protein: MYLTPVQTLVIILAVALGTQVTRWLPFLLFPENREPPAVVRDLGKLLPPAVMGLLVVYCLKGVSLRLAPHALPEGLAIAAIVALHCWKSNVLLSIAGGTAVYMLLVQVVFAG
- a CDS encoding AzlC family ABC transporter permease; amino-acid sequence: MRKTQYQKALRTAFPVTVPVLTGFLCLGVAYGILMSTRGYGVLWTGLMSAVAFCGSMQFVAITLLTQVFDPLQALLLSIMVNARHMFYGLSMLEKYKGLGKAKFFLIYMLCDETFSIVSTVEPPEGVEPREYYLSVTLLDYGYWLAGSLLGAAVGGLLSFDTTGLDFALTALFVVLFLEQWKKRENRPSAVIGVLCTAVSLVVFGADNLVIPAMALILVSLLIGRKKLCT
- a CDS encoding prolyl-tRNA synthetase associated domain-containing protein, with the translated sequence MDLVEQRQNRGGEELLALLERLGIRYALYEHEAFFTVEEAQSRGLVMPGLNLKCLLIKDKKTLRFYLVVLEDHRQLDGRHFAKSTGWRRPTFAGEEELYEKLGLTPGSVSPLGLVNNQGHDVVLVLERAVLNAGDQELLNFHPCRNTATMGIRKRDFLRLVEELGNPVVWERKEPR
- the argS gene encoding arginine--tRNA ligase, coding for MIHMIQNAKDQIAQLTMAAYRGAVEDGTLPEAEVKEAPVEIPKDTANGDYTTTFALAASKALRKKPRDIAQALLEHMDLSGSYFTSAEIAGPGFLNFRVSEGWYRGVLEAVESEREEYGSSDQLAGQKIMVEFVSANPTGPMHMGNARGGVLGDTLAAVLAKCGADVTREFYVNDAGHQIDKFAQSLEARYLQLIQGEENVPFPEDGYQGADIRELAQLYYDQNGDRLLRADAEERRNTLAQFGLSVNLPKMKSDLERYKIHYDNWFYESTLHDSGYVAETAEQLSAAGWTYEKEGALWLKTADIMRENLRKAGKSEAEIEKLDLKDDVLRRANGFYTYFAADIAYHRNKFAVRGFDRVINVWGADHHGHVARLKGALDALGLNGTEKLDIVLMQLVKLLRDGEVVRMSKRTGKAISLSDLLDEIPVDAARWFFNSKPDTQMDFDLGLAVREDSENPIYYVEYAHARICSLLRALGEEGEKVPSMADVDMGLLSGETEQALIKQLSAYCEEIRLAARDYDPSHINRYLVDLAGCFHRFYTACRIKGEEPRVLSARLKIADLTRSVLRSGLALIGVDAPEKM
- a CDS encoding DUF1934 domain-containing protein, giving the protein MKPTESTSTGIEVLITVRGEQYFEEADPDATELMTEGVLLPTAEGLVLRYEESELTGMTGTTTTFEIRGRQVILTRSGSVNSQMVFEHGVQHTSLYETLYGELTVDISTSLLENHMTERGGTLEIRYSIAIEHSVTGRNCFYITVKEK